From Ferrimicrobium sp., one genomic window encodes:
- a CDS encoding bifunctional DNA primase/polymerase has product MEIPACLQRGDIGFLIVRKGGKEPVEQQWNKKLYDGFEDHFYAALQDGYNYGISPLTRRIAIVDGDTEEIRRAMDDLVPTFSYSTGKGVQYVFELNGNLEKNIPLKGGAYIKTYGGYAVGPGSIHPNGKRYGEVMHGDHIAIEDKDHFLEVIKPFMLVQPQRETTEKQYPTSSPKAYSYVNVEDLINDMEETWRDKDGERHILTLALVGIMKKYGKSEQDAMNFIAGLVRKTGKGKEHIIQVKYIYKHGGGREYGIPTLLAIQNGTYRGEK; this is encoded by the coding sequence ATGGAGATACCTGCATGCCTGCAACGGGGAGACATAGGATTCCTCATAGTTAGAAAGGGTGGTAAGGAGCCTGTTGAACAGCAATGGAATAAAAAGTTATATGATGGTTTTGAAGACCATTTTTATGCTGCGTTACAGGATGGATACAACTACGGGATATCTCCTCTCACAAGGAGAATCGCCATTGTAGATGGGGACACAGAAGAAATAAGAAGAGCAATGGATGATCTTGTCCCAACATTTTCTTATTCAACTGGCAAAGGGGTGCAATATGTTTTTGAATTAAACGGAAACCTTGAGAAAAACATACCACTTAAAGGTGGGGCTTACATTAAGACCTATGGTGGGTATGCCGTAGGCCCTGGAAGCATACATCCAAATGGCAAAAGATACGGTGAGGTGATGCACGGAGATCACATTGCCATTGAGGATAAGGATCATTTCTTGGAAGTTATCAAACCATTTATGCTGGTGCAGCCACAAAGAGAGACAACAGAAAAACAGTATCCAACCAGCAGTCCTAAGGCATATTCATACGTTAATGTTGAAGATTTAATTAATGACATGGAAGAAACCTGGAGAGACAAAGATGGGGAGAGACACATTTTAACACTTGCTCTGGTTGGAATAATGAAAAAATACGGTAAGAGTGAGCAGGATGCCATGAACTTCATTGCTGGTCTTGTCAGAAAGACAGGGAAAGGCAAGGAGCATATTATCCAGGTGAAATACATATATAAACACGGTGGAGGCAGGGAATATGGGATACCAACCCTTTTAGCCATCCAAAATGGCACATACAGAGGTGAGAAATGA